In the Moraxella osloensis genome, one interval contains:
- the infB gene encoding translation initiation factor IF-2 — MADKTVKELAAMTTKTVEAINNQLVKAGLSARGDNDIVTDSEQQKLVSFLQQSHGQNDKPRISLKSKTTSTARVTGTSGKAKSVNVEVRKKMVFDKPNPNKIAEELASREAVTKDAEEKARLAKEKAAQEQAEKDKAKQAAEARQQATLAAMRANLGGGSQAAKEHTTTSVVVKKGNKTAAIEVKKADKKPAPKKESDSERKAREAEEERLRQIESENRRKSAEEAQQRTLEQMRQMASKYSETDTETTMVVKKDEPLAEGLVGAALEDSFEQERREIKRGTASTANKNRRRRRGDEGEQEIKNRGRGLKSSQANKHKFEKPVEKIVHNVEIGETIVVSELAQKMAIKVREVVKMLMKMGELVRENESIDQETAALLVEEMGHNPVLVSSTQVEDSLREAVGEKSSNVQARPPVVTIMGHVDHGKTSLLDKIRSSKVASGEAGGITQHIGAYHVQTDQGVITFLDTPGHAAFTAMRSRGAKATDIVVLVVAADDGMMPQTAEAIDHARAAGTPIIVAINKMDKDSADPDRVLNELTTKQVVPEEWGGDTPVVKVSALTGQGIDELLEVINLQAEVMELEVATDGAAQGVVIESRLEKGRGAVVSLLVKQGTLNQGDLVLAGEYYGRVRAMTDENGQKITSAGPSIPVEILGLPDTPAAGSEFMVVSDEKRAREVAEYRTVREREKVLERQAKSRLENLFDQMSDAKLPSVNLILKTDVRGSLEALLTALDELSTDEVKVKVISSGVGPITESDVVLAESSEAVLLGFNVRADNAAKRKADEAGLDIRYYSVIYGLIDDVKAAMSGLLAPEHREQILGIAEVREVFHSSRFGYAAGCMVTEGNIIRNKPIRVLRDDQVIFTGQLQSLRRFKEDVNEVRAGMECGLAVKGYEVKEGDKIEVFEIHEVKRTL; from the coding sequence ATGGCAGATAAAACCGTAAAAGAACTTGCAGCAATGACCACAAAGACCGTTGAAGCAATTAATAATCAACTGGTCAAGGCAGGGCTGTCTGCACGCGGTGACAATGACATCGTCACCGATAGCGAACAACAAAAACTGGTCAGCTTTTTACAACAAAGTCATGGTCAAAATGACAAGCCTCGGATTAGCTTAAAAAGCAAAACCACTTCTACTGCACGGGTGACAGGCACTTCTGGTAAAGCCAAAAGTGTCAATGTTGAAGTACGTAAAAAAATGGTATTTGATAAGCCAAATCCCAATAAAATTGCTGAAGAGCTCGCGTCTCGTGAAGCTGTGACGAAAGACGCTGAAGAAAAAGCGCGTTTGGCAAAAGAAAAAGCCGCCCAAGAACAAGCTGAAAAAGACAAAGCCAAACAAGCGGCAGAAGCGCGCCAGCAAGCTACCCTTGCGGCAATGCGTGCTAACTTAGGTGGCGGTAGTCAAGCTGCCAAAGAGCACACAACCACCAGTGTGGTAGTGAAAAAAGGCAATAAAACCGCTGCCATCGAAGTCAAAAAAGCTGACAAAAAACCTGCGCCGAAAAAAGAATCGGATAGTGAACGCAAAGCGCGTGAAGCAGAAGAAGAACGCCTACGTCAAATCGAATCAGAAAATCGCCGTAAATCCGCTGAAGAAGCTCAGCAGCGCACCCTTGAGCAAATGCGCCAAATGGCAAGTAAATACAGCGAAACCGATACTGAAACTACGATGGTTGTCAAAAAAGATGAACCATTGGCAGAAGGTTTGGTGGGCGCAGCGCTTGAAGATTCATTTGAACAAGAACGCCGTGAAATCAAACGCGGAACCGCAAGCACTGCAAACAAAAACCGTCGTCGTCGCCGTGGTGATGAGGGTGAGCAAGAGATTAAAAACCGTGGTCGCGGCTTAAAATCATCGCAAGCCAATAAACACAAATTTGAAAAACCGGTTGAAAAAATCGTGCATAACGTTGAAATCGGTGAGACCATCGTGGTATCTGAACTTGCCCAAAAAATGGCAATCAAAGTACGCGAAGTCGTCAAAATGTTAATGAAAATGGGCGAGTTGGTCCGTGAAAACGAATCCATCGACCAAGAAACCGCTGCCCTACTTGTTGAAGAAATGGGTCATAACCCCGTGCTTGTGAGTTCAACCCAAGTTGAAGACTCACTACGTGAAGCGGTTGGCGAGAAAAGCAGCAACGTCCAAGCGCGTCCGCCTGTGGTTACTATCATGGGTCACGTTGACCATGGTAAAACGTCCCTACTCGATAAGATCCGTTCTAGTAAAGTGGCATCGGGCGAAGCAGGTGGTATTACTCAGCATATCGGTGCTTATCATGTGCAGACTGACCAAGGCGTTATTACTTTCTTAGACACCCCAGGTCACGCCGCATTTACCGCGATGCGTTCTCGCGGTGCCAAAGCGACGGATATCGTGGTGTTAGTGGTCGCAGCCGATGACGGTATGATGCCGCAGACGGCTGAAGCGATTGACCATGCGCGTGCCGCAGGTACCCCGATTATCGTAGCTATCAACAAGATGGATAAAGACAGCGCCGACCCAGACCGCGTCCTCAACGAACTGACCACCAAACAAGTCGTTCCTGAAGAATGGGGCGGTGACACACCGGTAGTCAAAGTCTCTGCGTTAACAGGTCAAGGTATCGATGAATTGCTTGAAGTGATTAACCTACAAGCGGAAGTGATGGAACTTGAAGTTGCTACTGACGGTGCAGCGCAAGGTGTGGTGATTGAATCACGTCTTGAAAAAGGTCGCGGTGCCGTGGTCAGTTTGCTGGTTAAACAAGGTACTTTAAATCAAGGTGACTTGGTACTTGCTGGCGAATATTATGGTCGCGTCCGTGCTATGACCGATGAAAACGGTCAAAAAATCACCTCAGCGGGTCCTTCAATTCCTGTTGAAATCTTAGGTCTGCCTGATACGCCAGCGGCTGGTAGCGAGTTTATGGTGGTTTCAGATGAGAAACGTGCGCGCGAAGTTGCAGAATATCGCACGGTTCGTGAGCGTGAAAAAGTGCTTGAACGTCAAGCCAAATCACGCTTAGAAAACTTGTTTGACCAAATGAGCGATGCCAAACTGCCTTCCGTTAATTTGATTCTTAAAACTGACGTTCGAGGTTCACTAGAAGCCTTGTTAACCGCGCTTGATGAATTATCTACGGATGAAGTTAAAGTCAAAGTCATCTCATCGGGTGTCGGTCCAATCACCGAATCGGATGTGGTACTCGCCGAATCAAGCGAAGCGGTATTATTAGGCTTTAACGTTCGTGCTGATAACGCTGCCAAACGCAAAGCGGATGAAGCAGGCTTAGATATTCGCTACTATAGTGTTATCTATGGGTTAATTGATGACGTGAAAGCAGCGATGAGCGGTTTACTTGCGCCAGAACATCGTGAGCAAATCTTGGGTATCGCAGAAGTACGTGAAGTCTTCCACTCTAGTCGCTTTGGTTATGCAGCCGGTTGTATGGTGACGGAAGGTAATATTATTCGTAACAAGCCAATTCGGGTATTGCGTGATGACCAAGTTATTTTCACTGGTCAATTACAATCATTACGTCGCTTTAAAGAGGATGTTAATGAGGTGCGCGCTGGTATGGAGTGTGGTCTAGCGGTAAAAGGTTATGAAGTAAAAGAAGGCGATAAGATTGAAGTCTTCGAAATTCATGAAGTCAAACGTACCTTATAA
- a CDS encoding ribosome-binding factor A, with amino-acid sequence MNQRLQRLADQIQRDLAVLIRDEINDPRLTGFVTISSVKISPDLGYADIYVTIMEKSMDDAMTKDYHTESLEVLNKASGFLRTELSHLLKTRTTPRLRFHYDEVTANANYMMNLISRAVQSSEGQPSED; translated from the coding sequence ATGAATCAACGTTTACAACGTCTTGCCGATCAAATTCAGCGCGACCTAGCGGTTTTGATTCGTGACGAGATTAACGACCCCCGCTTGACTGGGTTTGTGACCATTTCTAGTGTCAAAATTAGCCCGGACTTGGGTTATGCTGATATTTATGTCACCATCATGGAAAAGTCGATGGATGATGCCATGACAAAAGATTATCATACCGAAAGCTTAGAAGTGCTGAACAAAGCATCAGGTTTTTTGCGTACTGAGCTCAGTCATTTGCTAAAGACCCGCACTACGCCCCGTCTGCGCTTTCACTATGATGAAGTGACAGCTAATGCTAACTATATGATGAATCTGATTTCTAGAGCCGTACAAAGTAGCGAAGGTCAGCCATCAGAAGACTGA
- a CDS encoding DUF4105 domain-containing protein, whose protein sequence is MQLLWGISKFIVITLSSLWVGVFVWTHQPLGRYVSLALISVWVFFTLAVLVSIIKPTLFSSLLSHQSLLLIFFAVVAIAIACFFSMSASNERDWNPEVAQMLDYRLDHDGNTLTISNVRNFDWQDKTHFQPRWETRQYDLAKLQTVDFIASYWMGDAIAHTLVSFGFSDGKQLALSIEIRKEVNEQFSTLGGFFRKFELVIIAADEKDIIYTRSNIRHEDVYIYPINMPKDHIQALLLAYLAKAKSLKTQPTWYNSLVNNCTTAIYELIDDIQPLPFDYRILLSGYIPSYLYDQQLIDNRYSLQQWQQRAHINPKSKPYSVNHPISTADYSQLIRTDF, encoded by the coding sequence ATGCAGTTACTTTGGGGTATCAGTAAGTTTATCGTCATTACTCTCTCAAGCCTATGGGTCGGGGTGTTTGTGTGGACGCATCAACCCTTAGGCAGATATGTCAGTCTAGCACTGATTAGCGTATGGGTATTTTTCACCCTTGCTGTTTTGGTCAGTATCATCAAACCGACCCTGTTTTCATCCCTGCTTTCTCATCAGTCTTTATTATTGATTTTTTTTGCGGTGGTGGCGATTGCCATTGCATGCTTTTTTTCGATGTCAGCTAGCAATGAGCGTGATTGGAACCCTGAAGTTGCCCAAATGTTAGACTATCGTCTTGACCATGATGGCAACACACTCACCATTAGCAACGTTAGAAATTTTGATTGGCAAGATAAAACCCATTTTCAGCCGCGATGGGAAACTAGGCAATACGACTTGGCGAAACTGCAAACTGTCGATTTTATCGCCTCTTATTGGATGGGCGATGCCATTGCCCATACGCTAGTGAGTTTTGGGTTTAGTGATGGAAAGCAGCTTGCGTTATCTATCGAGATTCGCAAAGAAGTCAATGAACAATTTAGTACGCTAGGTGGATTTTTTCGCAAGTTTGAATTGGTGATTATCGCTGCGGATGAAAAAGATATTATTTATACCCGTAGTAATATCCGTCATGAAGATGTTTATATTTATCCCATCAATATGCCAAAAGACCATATTCAAGCGCTGTTGCTTGCGTATCTAGCGAAAGCCAAGTCCTTAAAAACGCAGCCGACATGGTATAATTCATTGGTAAATAACTGTACCACGGCAATTTATGAGCTGATTGACGATATTCAACCTTTGCCATTTGATTATCGTATCTTGTTATCGGGCTATATTCCCAGTTATCTGTATGACCAGCAATTGATTGATAACCGCTATAGCTTGCAACAGTGGCAACAACGGGCACACATTAACCCTAAGTCAAAGCCGTATTCTGTCAACCACCCTATTAGCACAGCAGATTACTCGCAGCTGATTCGAACCGACTTTTAA
- the truB gene encoding tRNA pseudouridine(55) synthase TruB: MMTQPKTKSIVSGVLLIDKPQGMTSQQVVSKVKYLLKSDVHDSKKAGHTGTLDPMATGLLPICLGEATKFSHYQLDAIKSYQAIIKLGEQTDTGDAEGQIIATSPVPHVTQAMLQSVTEQFLGEIMQVPPMYSALKKDGKKLYELAREGIEVERAARPLTIYELSLTPLSDQQLQLTVTCSKGTYVRVLAEDIAKALGTLGHLTALRRIQTGDFEIANAITLADFAALDVAARFDKLLAVDACVHSLPSLLLDDSQSKRIRQGQRLNVKATMLTQQMNLTANQTFRLFDDYQQFLGTGLLEPNGRLQPMKLVNSN; this comes from the coding sequence ATGATGACTCAACCAAAAACAAAATCCATCGTCTCTGGCGTCTTACTGATTGATAAACCGCAAGGGATGACCTCTCAGCAAGTGGTATCAAAAGTCAAATACTTGCTCAAATCTGATGTGCACGACAGTAAAAAAGCGGGTCATACCGGTACCCTTGACCCAATGGCAACAGGGTTGCTGCCGATTTGTCTGGGAGAAGCGACCAAGTTTAGCCATTATCAACTCGATGCCATCAAATCTTACCAAGCCATTATCAAACTCGGCGAGCAAACCGATACAGGGGATGCTGAAGGTCAGATAATTGCCACTAGCCCTGTACCGCATGTGACACAAGCAATGTTACAAAGCGTCACTGAGCAATTTTTGGGTGAGATAATGCAGGTGCCGCCCATGTACTCCGCGCTCAAAAAAGACGGCAAAAAGCTGTATGAACTGGCGCGTGAAGGTATTGAAGTTGAGCGAGCAGCACGTCCTCTCACCATTTATGAGCTGTCACTCACCCCCCTATCCGACCAACAATTGCAGTTAACCGTCACTTGCTCCAAAGGAACCTATGTGCGCGTGCTGGCTGAAGATATAGCCAAAGCGCTAGGTACGCTAGGACATCTGACAGCGCTTAGGCGTATACAGACGGGTGATTTTGAGATTGCTAATGCCATCACATTAGCCGATTTTGCAGCGCTCGATGTTGCAGCGCGGTTTGATAAGCTATTAGCGGTGGATGCCTGCGTTCACTCACTACCAAGCTTACTATTAGACGATAGCCAATCAAAGCGCATCCGACAGGGTCAACGCTTAAACGTCAAGGCGACGATGTTAACTCAGCAGATGAACTTAACCGCCAATCAAACGTTTCGCTTGTTTGACGATTATCAGCAATTTTTGGGCACGGGGCTACTTGAACCCAATGGACGTTTACAACCGATGAAGCTGGTCAATTCAAACTAG
- a CDS encoding type 1 glutamine amidotransferase domain-containing protein, producing MAKIAILLDTDFEQVEYTQTNELLEAKGHQTTLITTQPQKQVRGLNHTDPADTFTADLLIGEANAADYDAIVLPGGGANADVLRANTDAQAMVKAFMSAGKPVAAICHAPWIFADTEIARGKKLTAYKTIAVDLKNAGAQFEDKSVVVDGNLITSRQPEDIPDFAEAIDQALNK from the coding sequence ATGGCTAAGATTGCTATTTTACTTGATACCGACTTTGAACAAGTTGAATATACCCAAACCAATGAACTCCTTGAAGCTAAAGGTCACCAAACCACGTTAATTACCACACAACCGCAAAAACAAGTACGCGGGCTCAATCATACCGACCCTGCTGACACCTTTACCGCCGATTTATTGATTGGTGAAGCCAACGCAGCTGATTATGATGCGATTGTATTACCAGGTGGCGGTGCCAATGCCGATGTGTTGCGGGCGAATACTGATGCTCAAGCGATGGTAAAAGCATTCATGAGTGCGGGTAAACCTGTCGCAGCGATTTGTCATGCCCCGTGGATTTTTGCGGATACCGAAATTGCCCGTGGTAAAAAATTAACCGCCTATAAAACCATCGCGGTTGACCTAAAAAATGCGGGTGCGCAGTTTGAAGACAAATCGGTGGTGGTAGACGGTAATTTGATTACCAGTCGTCAACCTGAAGATATTCCAGATTTTGCTGAAGCGATTGACCAAGCATTGAATAAATAA
- the rpsO gene encoding 30S ribosomal protein S15 yields MLTNQDRADVIAKFQRAENDTGSPEVQVALLTARINDLQPHFKAHKADHHSRRGLIRMVNSRRTLLDYLKRKDADRYTALISELGLRR; encoded by the coding sequence ATGTTGACTAACCAAGACCGCGCAGACGTAATCGCAAAGTTCCAACGCGCTGAAAACGACACAGGTTCACCTGAAGTTCAAGTGGCGTTATTAACGGCGCGTATCAATGACTTACAACCACACTTTAAAGCACACAAAGCTGACCATCACAGCCGCCGTGGTTTGATTCGTATGGTTAACTCACGCCGTACTTTGCTTGACTACTTAAAACGTAAAGATGCAGACCGTTATACTGCATTGATTAGTGAATTGGGCTTACGTCGCTAA
- the pnp gene encoding polyribonucleotide nucleotidyltransferase encodes MFNIITKEFQYGNQQVTLETGRIARQANSVVVHMGGVSVLVAVVVKDEAQAGQNFFPLTVNYQEKMYAAGKIPGGYGKREGRPSEMETLTSRLIDRPIRPLFPEGYFNEIQVTATVISSDKTQDADIAAMIGTSAALAISSAPFNGPIGAARVGFINDEYVLNPNHEALKQSSLDLVVAGTSSAVLMVESEAKELSEDQMLGAVLYGHAQQQVVIDAINEFAKEVGVQKTQFAAPAVNEALQTALRNQFAAAISEAYAISEKASRYTRLDEIKNQAIEALAGDAEAEGYADNVAQIKELFETLKYRTVRDNILSGKPRIDGRDLQTVRALDIQVGVLPYTHGSALFTRGETQALVTTTLGNSRDVNMIDTLAGTKQDHFMLHYNFPSYSVGETGRDSGPKRREIGHGRLARRGVQAMLPDSDRFPYVIRIVSEITESNGSSSMASVCGASLALMDAGVPLKAPVAGIAMGLVKEGERFAVLSDILGDEDHLGDMDFKVAGSANGVTALQMDIKIEGITPEIMEKALHQAHAGRIHILNAMNEVISTSRKEINAHAPNFAVIDIDPEKIRDVIGKGGATIRQLTEETGAVIDIDDNGTIRIFGENKAATKAAIAKIEAITAEVEVGKTYTGKVARIVEFGAFVNVLPNTDGLVHISQISDARIENVNDVLKEGQMVNVLVQDIDNRGRIKLTMKGVDQTINTESPAEETPAE; translated from the coding sequence ATGTTTAATATTATTACTAAAGAATTCCAATATGGTAATCAACAAGTTACCTTAGAAACAGGTCGTATCGCACGTCAAGCTAATTCAGTCGTCGTCCACATGGGCGGCGTCTCTGTACTAGTCGCTGTTGTGGTAAAAGACGAGGCGCAAGCGGGTCAAAACTTTTTTCCATTGACCGTCAACTACCAAGAAAAAATGTATGCTGCTGGTAAAATCCCAGGTGGCTATGGCAAACGTGAAGGTCGTCCATCTGAGATGGAGACCTTGACTTCACGCCTGATTGATCGCCCGATTCGTCCATTGTTCCCAGAAGGCTACTTCAACGAAATCCAAGTGACCGCTACGGTGATTTCGTCAGACAAAACACAAGATGCTGATATCGCAGCGATGATTGGTACTTCAGCGGCATTGGCAATTTCGTCAGCACCATTTAATGGTCCGATTGGTGCGGCACGTGTCGGTTTTATCAACGATGAATATGTGCTAAACCCAAACCATGAAGCACTAAAACAAAGCTCGCTTGATTTGGTGGTTGCGGGTACGTCATCTGCGGTATTGATGGTCGAATCTGAAGCCAAAGAATTGTCAGAAGACCAAATGCTTGGCGCGGTACTATACGGTCACGCCCAGCAACAAGTCGTGATTGATGCCATTAATGAATTTGCCAAAGAAGTTGGCGTACAAAAAACCCAATTCGCTGCCCCTGCTGTCAACGAAGCCTTGCAAACTGCCCTACGAAATCAATTTGCTGCAGCGATTTCAGAAGCGTATGCCATCAGCGAAAAAGCCAGCCGTTATACTCGCCTTGATGAAATCAAAAACCAAGCGATTGAAGCCTTAGCTGGTGACGCAGAAGCTGAAGGCTACGCCGACAACGTGGCACAAATCAAAGAGCTATTTGAGACGCTAAAATACCGTACGGTCCGTGACAATATTTTGTCTGGCAAACCCCGTATCGATGGTCGTGACTTACAAACGGTTCGTGCCCTAGACATCCAAGTTGGCGTACTGCCTTACACGCATGGTTCAGCGCTATTTACCCGCGGTGAAACGCAAGCACTCGTTACCACCACGCTTGGCAACAGCCGTGATGTAAACATGATTGACACCCTTGCGGGCACCAAACAAGACCACTTCATGCTGCATTATAACTTCCCAAGTTATTCAGTGGGTGAAACGGGTCGTGACAGCGGTCCAAAACGCCGTGAAATCGGTCATGGTCGTCTAGCACGCCGCGGTGTACAAGCCATGCTGCCAGATAGTGACCGTTTCCCATACGTGATTCGTATTGTATCTGAAATCACCGAATCCAATGGTTCATCATCAATGGCATCTGTCTGTGGCGCATCACTGGCGTTAATGGATGCCGGCGTACCACTAAAAGCGCCGGTTGCGGGTATCGCAATGGGTCTGGTTAAAGAAGGCGAACGTTTTGCCGTGCTGTCTGACATCTTGGGTGATGAAGACCACCTAGGTGATATGGACTTTAAAGTCGCGGGTTCTGCCAATGGCGTGACTGCGTTACAAATGGATATCAAAATCGAAGGTATCACCCCAGAGATTATGGAAAAAGCCCTACACCAAGCGCATGCGGGTCGTATCCATATTTTAAATGCGATGAATGAAGTGATTTCAACCAGCCGTAAAGAAATCAACGCCCATGCACCAAACTTTGCGGTGATTGATATCGACCCTGAAAAAATTCGTGACGTGATTGGTAAAGGTGGTGCAACCATTCGCCAATTGACTGAAGAAACAGGCGCAGTGATTGATATTGATGACAATGGTACCATTCGTATCTTTGGTGAAAACAAAGCAGCGACCAAAGCCGCGATTGCTAAAATCGAAGCGATTACAGCAGAAGTAGAAGTCGGCAAGACTTATACAGGTAAAGTGGCGCGTATTGTTGAGTTTGGTGCGTTTGTCAATGTATTACCTAACACTGACGGTCTGGTGCATATTTCACAAATCTCTGATGCGCGTATCGAGAACGTGAATGATGTGCTAAAAGAAGGTCAAATGGTGAATGTACTGGTACAAGACATCGACAACCGTGGTCGTATCAAATTGACTATGAAAGGCGTTGACCAAACCATTAATACCGAAAGCCCAGCAGAAGAAACTCCTGCTGAATAA